One segment of Lytechinus variegatus isolate NC3 chromosome 13, Lvar_3.0, whole genome shotgun sequence DNA contains the following:
- the LOC121426167 gene encoding rRNA N6-adenosine-methyltransferase METTL5-like, with amino-acid sequence MKLKEFESYLQQVDIFEEPKILLEQYPTSPHIAARMFHTIDASYGDINGRLIADLGCGCGMLSIGAAMLEAGLCIGFDIDDDALEICQRNCEEFELVGVDTVQCDLTKMEAGSWSKKFDTVIMNPPFGTKHNKGIDMQFVQLGLEMATNSVYSLHKSSTREHIEKKAVQWGVNCEVIAELRFDLPSSYKFHKHSSVDIEVDFVRFSFPSHPSNKEQKKKASGT; translated from the exons atgaaattaaaGGAATTCGAAAGTTATCTCCAGCAAGTTGATATATTCGAAGAACCCAAGATTCTTCTAGAACAATATCCAACAAGCCCACATATTGCTG CTCGGATGTTTCATACCATTGATGCGAGCTATGGAGACATCAACGGTCGCCTGATAGCTGATCTAGGATGTGGCTGTGGGATGTTGAGTATTGGAGCAGCAATGCTGGAAGCAGG TCTATGCATAGGGTTTGACATTGATGACGATGCCCTGGAGATCTGCCAGAGGAACTGTGAAGAGTTTGAGCTTGTTGGGGTAGATACTGTCCAGTGTGACCTTACCAAGATGGAAGCAGGTTCTTGGAGTAAGAAGTTTGATACCGTCATCATGAACCCTCCCTTTGGAACAAAACACAACAAAG GGATTGATATGCAGTTTGTACAACTGGGTCTCGAGATGGCAACGAATTCTGTGTATTCATTACATAAATCATCAACAAGGGAG CATATAGAGAAGAAAGCAGTACAGTGGGGTGTCAATTGTGAGGTCATTGCAG AGTTACGGTTTGATCTCCCCTCTTCCTACAAGTTCCACAAACACTCTTCGGTAGACATAGAAGTGGACTTTGTACGCTTCTCCTTTCCATCTCATCCATCCAACAAAGAACAAAAGAAGAAGGCATCCGGAACATGA